A window from Cryptomeria japonica chromosome 1, Sugi_1.0, whole genome shotgun sequence encodes these proteins:
- the LOC131075729 gene encoding NADPH-dependent aldo-keto reductase, chloroplastic: protein MRIAEGTAQLNTGALIPLIGLGTATRNLNDEEIKAAMTTALQVGYRHFDTASYYGTEHALGEALNSAFRSGIVNREDVFVTSKLGNTEHDDPIAAIKNSLKSLQLEYVDLYLIHWPVKMRTRILFSQPKEEDFLPLNIKSTWQGMEQCMETGLTKAIGVSNFSSKKIEDLLSYAKIPPAVDQVEMHPLWQQKKLRECCSKHNIHVSAWSPLGAPNNPWGSNVVIDNPLIQEIAEKHGKTRAQVILRWGVEQGVSVLPKSFNAGRIAENFQIFDWSLTLDDHDKISKLKQGKISTGQKFVNSTTSPYKTVEELWDGEI from the exons ATGAGAATTGCAGAGGGAACAGCTCAACTTAATACAGGAGCCCTGATTCCCCTAATTGGGTTGGGGACTGCAACCAGAAAtctgaatgatgaggagattaaaGCTGCTATGACTACTGCTCTCCAG GTGGGTTATAGACACTTTGACACAGCAAGCTATTACGGTACAGAACATGCTCTAGGAGAAGCTCTTAATTCAGCTTTCCGGAGTGGGATTGTCAACAGAGAAGATGTTTTTGTTACCTCCAAATTAGGGAACACTGAACACGATGACCCAATTGCTGCAATCAAGAATAGTTTGAA GAGTTTACAACTGGAGTATGTGGATCTGTACCTTATCCATTGGCCTGTCAAGATGAGAACACGTATTCTATTTTCCCAGCCAAAAGAAGAAGACTTCTTGCCATTAAATATAAAGTCCACTTGGCAGGGAATGGAGCAGTGCATGGAGACGGGGCTTACCAAAGCCATTGGGGTCAGTAACTTTTCCTCTAAAAAAATTGAAGACCTACTGAGCTATGCCAAGATCCCTCCTGCTGTTGATCAG GTGGAGATGCACCCACTATGGCAGCAAAAGAAGTTGAGAGAGTGTTGCAGCAAGCATAACAttcatgtgagtgcatggtctcctctGGGAGCTCCAAATAATCCATGGGGTTCTAATGTGGTGATAGATAACCCCCTTATACAAGAAATTGCTGAAAAGCATGGAAAGACTAGAGCTCAG GTTATTTTAAGGTGGGGGGTAGAGCAGGGAGTGAGTGTGCTGCCCAAGAGCTTCAATGCAGGCAGAATTgctgaaaattttcaaatctttgaTTGGTCATTGACTCTGGATGATCACGACAAGATTTCCAAGCTTAAACAGGGTAAGATATCTACAGGGCAGAAATTTGTTAATAGCACAACCAGTCCCTACAAGACCGTTGAAGAATTATGGGATGGGGAGATTTAA